CAAGGAAGTTCGCGGATTAAATTCAAGCCTTGGCTTGAAGGAAGCGAAGGATCTTGTAGATGCAACTCCAGCGACTCTCCTAGAGAAGGTCAACAAGGAGACAGCAGAAAAGGCAAAGGCAGCCCTAGAGGCAGCTGGCGCAACTGTCACAATCAAGTAATTCGTCAGAGATTGCCCCGCTTGGCATCACGCCAGGCGGGGCTTTTTCTATTCCCAGCCCCTTATTCACATTTTTTGGACAATTGACTGACAAATCCCCCTCTTGGGGGGTATAAGCCCTGGGTTGGACAGGGTTGGGGGGTGCGCGATACCCTGCACCTTCGCACAAAATTCAAATGGTCAGGGCATATAGCGGCTGAGACCTAATAGTTGTGCGTCCCCGCTTTACTGTCTGGAAGGACATATCTTGGCCGCGAATAAAAAATCATCAGTAGCCCCACGCCGAATCTCTTTCGCAAAAATCCGTGAACCTCTCGAAGTTCCTAACTTATTAGCGTTGCAAGTTGAAAGCGTTGACTGGTTATTGGGCAACGATGCATGGCGCTCACGTATTGCTGCAGCCGATTCAATGAATCGCGGAGAAATCCCAACAACTTCTGGCTTGGAAGAAATCTTTGAAGAGATTTCACCAATCGAAGATTTCCAGGGATCAATGTCACTCTCATTCCGCGATCACCGTTTCGAGCCACCTAAGTACTCAATTGGTGAGTGCAAAGAGCGCGACATGACATATTCACAACCATTATTCGTAACAGCAGAGTTTACAAACAACATCACTGGTGAAATTAAGTCACAGACAGTTTTCATGGGCGACTTCCCAGTTATGACTCCACGCGGAACTTTCGTTATTAACGGAACAGAGCGCGTTGTTGTTTCACAGCTAGTTCGCTCACCTGGTGTTTACTTCGAGCGCACAATTGAAAAAGCTTCTGATAAGGATGTTTTCACAGCTAAGGTAATTCCTAGCCGTGGTGCATGGCTTGAGTTTGAAGTTGATAAGAAAGATTTGGTTGGTGTTCGCATCGACCGCAAGCGTAAGCAGTCTGTAACTGTCTTCTTGAAGGCACTTGGTTGGACTGAAGAACAGATTCTTGAAGAGTTCGGTGATTTCGAATCAATGCGTGCAACTCTTGAAAAAGATACTGTTAAAACACAGGATGAGGCGCTGCTAGATATCTACCGCAAGCTACGTCCAGGTGAACCACCAACTAAGGAAGCTGCACAGAACTTAATTGAAAACCTTTACTTCAACCCAAAGCGCTACGACTTGGCCAAGGTCGGTCGCTTTAAGGTTAATAAGAAGCTAGGTCTTGATCTAGAACTGAAGGCATCACTACTTACTATTTCTGACATCGTTGCAACGCTGCGCTACCTAGTAGCCCTGCACCGCGGAGATGTATTGATGGAGTACGGCCGCGAAGTTCGCGTTGAAAAGGACGATATCGATCACTTCGGTAACCGTCGCCTACGTACCGTTGGTGAACTTATTCAAAACCAGGTTCGCATCGGTCTTTCACGTATGGAACGTGTTGTTCGTGAACGTATGACTACGCAAGATGTTGAAGCGATTACGCCACAGACGTTGATCAACATCCGTCCAGTAGTTGCATCAATTAAGGAGTTCTTCGGAACTTCTCAGTTGTCACAGTTCATGGACCAAACAAATCCATTGTCAGGACTTACACACAAGCGCCGTCTTTCAGCACTTGGACCTGGTGGTCTTTCACGAGATCGCGCAGGCTTTGAAGTTCGTGACGTTCACCCATCTCACTACGGACGTATGTGCCCAATTGAAACTCCTGAAGGACCAAACATCGGTCTTATCGGTTCACTTGCAACATATGGTCGCGTAACTGCATTTGGATTTATCGAAACTCCTTATCGCAAAGTTTCAAAGGGTCGCGTAACCGATCAAGTTGATTACTTAACTGCTGATGAAGAAGACGAGCACATTATTGCTCAGGCAAATGCACCATTAACTGAAGACTCTCACTTTGCTGAAGCACGCGTACTTGTACGTCGTCGTGGTGGCGAAGTTGAATACATCCCAGCTGATGAAGTTGATTACATGGATGTTTCTCCACGTCAGATGGTGTCTGTTGCAACAGCGATGATTCCATTCCTTGAGCACGATGATGCTAACCGTGCGTTGATGGGTTCTAACATGATGCGCCAGTCAGTTCCGCTGATGCGCGCTGAAGCACCACTTATCGGTACAGGCATGGAGTTCCGTGCAGCCGTTGATGCTGGTGATGTTGTAACTGCAACTAAGGCTGGCGTTGTTACTGAAGTATCTGCTGAAGAAGTAAAGGTCATGGCAGATGACTCCACATACCAAACATATTCACTTCACAAGTTCACACGTTCCAACCAAGGAACTTCATATAACCAGAAGGTTATTGTCTCTGAAGGTCAGCGCGTTGAAGTTGGCTCAGTAATTGCTGATGGTCCATGTACCGAACTTGGTGAAATGGCTCTTGGTAAGAACTTGCTCGTGGCATTTATGTCATGGGAAGGTCACAACTATGAAGATGCGATTATCTTGTCGCAGCGCCTAGTTCAAGACGATGTTTTGACATCAATTCACATCGAGGAATACGAAGTAGATGCACGCGACACCAAGCTTGGTGCCGAAGAAATCACTCGCGATATTCCTAACGTTTCAGAGGAAGTTCTAGCTGATCTAGATGAGCGCGGAATCATCCGTGTTGGCGCTGATGTTGTACCTGGCGATATCTTGGTTGGAAAGGTAACTCCTAAGGGAGAAACTGAACTAACTCCTGAAGAGCGTTTGCTCCGTGCAATCTTTGGTGAGAAGGCTCGTGAAGTTCGCGATACATCTCTTAAGGTTCCACACGGTGAATCAGGAAAAGTTATTGGCGTAAAGATCTTCGAATCTGAAGAAGGCTTTGAGTTAGCAGCTGGCGTTAACCAATTGGTTCGCGTTTATGTTGCACAAAAGCGCAAGATTCAAGATGGTGACAAGCTTGCTGGTCGCCACGGTAACAAGGGTGTTATTTCTAAGATTCTTCCAGTTGAAGATATGCCATTCCTTGAAGATGGAACTCCAGTAGATGTTGTCCTTAACCCACTCGGTGTACCTGGTCGTATGAACGTTGGTCAGGTTCTTGAAATGCACTTAGGTTGGGTTGCAAAAACTGGTTGGGATCTATCTGGTG
This DNA window, taken from Candidatus Planktophila vernalis, encodes the following:
- the rpoB gene encoding DNA-directed RNA polymerase subunit beta; translation: MEGHILAANKKSSVAPRRISFAKIREPLEVPNLLALQVESVDWLLGNDAWRSRIAAADSMNRGEIPTTSGLEEIFEEISPIEDFQGSMSLSFRDHRFEPPKYSIGECKERDMTYSQPLFVTAEFTNNITGEIKSQTVFMGDFPVMTPRGTFVINGTERVVVSQLVRSPGVYFERTIEKASDKDVFTAKVIPSRGAWLEFEVDKKDLVGVRIDRKRKQSVTVFLKALGWTEEQILEEFGDFESMRATLEKDTVKTQDEALLDIYRKLRPGEPPTKEAAQNLIENLYFNPKRYDLAKVGRFKVNKKLGLDLELKASLLTISDIVATLRYLVALHRGDVLMEYGREVRVEKDDIDHFGNRRLRTVGELIQNQVRIGLSRMERVVRERMTTQDVEAITPQTLINIRPVVASIKEFFGTSQLSQFMDQTNPLSGLTHKRRLSALGPGGLSRDRAGFEVRDVHPSHYGRMCPIETPEGPNIGLIGSLATYGRVTAFGFIETPYRKVSKGRVTDQVDYLTADEEDEHIIAQANAPLTEDSHFAEARVLVRRRGGEVEYIPADEVDYMDVSPRQMVSVATAMIPFLEHDDANRALMGSNMMRQSVPLMRAEAPLIGTGMEFRAAVDAGDVVTATKAGVVTEVSAEEVKVMADDSTYQTYSLHKFTRSNQGTSYNQKVIVSEGQRVEVGSVIADGPCTELGEMALGKNLLVAFMSWEGHNYEDAIILSQRLVQDDVLTSIHIEEYEVDARDTKLGAEEITRDIPNVSEEVLADLDERGIIRVGADVVPGDILVGKVTPKGETELTPEERLLRAIFGEKAREVRDTSLKVPHGESGKVIGVKIFESEEGFELAAGVNQLVRVYVAQKRKIQDGDKLAGRHGNKGVISKILPVEDMPFLEDGTPVDVVLNPLGVPGRMNVGQVLEMHLGWVAKTGWDLSGVDEAWQKHMRAIGAEKGEPGTKFATPVFDGALEDEISGLLSATLPNRDGNQLIGRSGKARLFDGRSGEPYPTPISVGYMYILKLHHLVDDKIHARSTGPYSMITQQPLGGKAQFGGQRFGEMEVWALEAYGAAYTLQELLTIKSDDVLGRVKVYEAIVKGENIPEPGIPESFKVLIKEMQSLCLNVEVLSSEGVAIEMRDTDEEVFRAAEELGINLSRVEPSSVEEV